The Zalophus californianus isolate mZalCal1 chromosome X, mZalCal1.pri.v2, whole genome shotgun sequence genomic interval AAACAAAGAGGGCCAACACCACGTGGACGGCGACCACCGCAACAATAGCAGCATAAAAATAGCTGTCCCTATTGGACATCCCAAAGGCGCctatcaagagaaaaaaagtttccattttattccaaaatttatCAAAGTGCAAAAAACAAAGCATACTGCTTTTTATtagctatatatttatttaactagtcAGGCAATTAAAAAGTAATGCTTTGGGTGGTGATAAATCAAGTATTCATTTAAAGATCTGAATACCTTCTATACACAAAGaacattattctgagtgaaaaCTTAATTATCACTTCATTTACGGACTTCCGACATAAAAAGGgggactttattttctttttctactaatGTCTGCCACCAAAGGTACGTTGCCCCAAATTCCTCCTCCCATGTCAGCCACCTCTTGCTGTCAGAGGTATCGTAAAAGAAAGGACTTGCCAGCTATTTcacagaaaaccatcaacaaatacACTGTCATGCTAAAATAACTCAATGATGAACAAGTTAATTTCATGAAGGAAGATTCATTTGAACatgatttttgaaaagcaaaacagaaatagatgGAAGAAGCAAATTAAGAATACCCAGCTTACAGATACAAAGAGATCATAAACACATGGAATCTTAAATATACTAAGGGGGAAAATGTCTTGTTTTATCATCATCGAGGATTACCTTCAAAAACATAAGATTTAGTCGTGAAATATAACCCAATAGGTACAGTGATCATTAGAGCTGTGAAGAACAGGAGCGTCTTCAGGGTAGATGCTAATGAACTTTCATTTCTGGAAGAAagtaaacaaagagaaaatcagaacCTGCACAGCCATTTCAAACTGGTTTTGTGTCCACAGAGAAGATGCTGGAAACCCTGCCCCTGCCTTAGAAGCAGTGGCCAGAGGAAGAAGAGTAGAGACAGGGACTCAAAATTAGAAGATCCTAAAGACCTACAGAACACCCAAGAGACTGTTACTCAGATCCAGTGTGAGGAAGCGTCAAAGTATGAAAGTGGTTTGTAGTCTCTGAAGTGCTACGCCAAGTGTACCCTAATTACAGAATTTATAATGGAGGTAGTAAACAACTAATGATGTTCCTTCACAAAGCATCCTATCAAGGGCTAGCTGGATACACCACAAACAAGGTATGAGAATCTCCGAGAAAAAGCAGTCTAGAACAATTTGGATGCAGCTGAAGGAAACTtaaatttctttgtaattaaatAGCTATAGTACAACTTAGATGGTCTTCATGTAACATGCATTAAAAATTGAACGTCAAAACACCTTCTATTAGTGAACTCTATTTGTCCAgaggttattttaaaatcaaggaaatattCCAGTGGAGAAAGTTTTGTTCCAGAATACAATAAAACCATTCTGAAGAATGCAATCAAGCTTTTCAAATTATATACTTGAAGAAAAACAAGTCTGATAATCTGCTGCTTAAAAACATTAATACAAAGATTGacataaaaaaagattaacataAAAGCACAAACAAAACTGGATACAATAAAAATATCCATAGTAAGAAAATGATTTCACAATTGATGTATATCAATGTATGGAcccattaaaaagaattttgacCATTACTCAGAAAGTCCTCGTGTGACAAATGAACAAGGCAAACTACATCGTATTATGTATATCAGGGGTCTGCAAAATAAGGCCTAAGGGCCCAATACCTagttctataaataaagtttaactGGAACATAGacacacccatttgtttatgtatcaTCTAAGGTGGCTTTGGAGCTACAAAGGACAAGCTGAGTAGTGGTGCCAAACTATACGGCcctcaaaacctaaaatatttactatgtggtcCTTTAGAGAAAAACTTCACCAACTCCTGACATATACCATTCCAATTATGTTAAAAATGTGTGCACATAAAAAAGGACTccagattaatatacaaaaataaagttatttcccCATTTTCAAAATGTTCCTTAACAGTGTTTCACTGACTTTTCCATAAGTGGATATATGTCAACATTTGTCCTGTACATTGCTACAAATGAGCAGCACTACTGAAAGTGAAGCCACAGGTTTCCAGCAATCCTGGACACATCTGTACCTCATACCACCACCTACATTGTAAACGCAGTAAACCCTATAACTTTAATCCTTTAGCTTAAGGTCCTTTTTGTCTCTTAAATCTAACCATCCTCAGACTACCCTAACACACCTCACACTTTACGCTTATTGTCAACACTTGAACTTAATTAATTCTCTTTCTGGTAATCCTCAGAGGCTCCAGTTTTTGTCCATATCTTCAGGAAGGAGAAAGCCCAGCCTTCAAGGTCCCCCTCAAAAGAGCCTCTCTCCTAGGCACCTTTCCTGATCACTCCAGCTGAAATGATTCATTGCTCTGGGATGCAATCACACTTAGCTCATACCTGTTATTACAGCACTTAATGTGCCAGCTTGCTTCCTATATACTCCTGCACATTTCTCTGGAGCCCTAGAAAATCCAGGCAAAGGGGTCCTTATAACTGTGTAAATGATTGGCGAGGAGGTTTCTGGCAGCTCAGAAAGGAAGGGAACATCTTAAGTTTATGGTTTATAAACAATGGTCCACAAACTTTTCTGACTATTAATTCATCTTAAACATAAGTTTTGAGCACAAACCCCATATATAGGAATACTGGTTTTTTTGAACAGATCATCTACACACATATTATCAATTcattccttaaaatataaaacatatgcaAAACTAGATACTAAAAAGGATAAGgttaaaataaattcatgtagaagttctaatattttcttttcctacttcagCGGATCATCTTTTAACACATCCTCCTACAATGATCACTGAGCTACACAATCCTCATCTAATATAGTTATGCTCCCTTAAACTGTTTCCTATTAGTAAACTTTTCGGGAAATTTATTGGGTAATTTTCATGAAGAATATGAGTAGTTCTACAGTAGGTCTATAAAAATTCAATGTCAGTATTTGACCACTTCTTTCATGAATCCCAACAAAAAATATGACCTTCTGGGTATTTCTATGGTGAGTTCAAGTATGCGTTTTAGGCATGCAAAATTAAGATAGCTAACCTGATAAAGAAACAAAGCTTGAGAATCTAGAGAAAGGGAGTGTTAACTGGTTCTTTTGTTCTTCAGATCATCTCTCTTGAATATCTAATATCTGACCTGGCTTTCAGAAAACATTATTGAAAAGATGATATAATAccatataaaaatgtgttaaggtGAACAAAAGCATTTACAATCCCACCACTCAAacataatcttttcttttctacatGTAAATTTCTAGCCCCACACACTCTATGTCAGGCATGGGCTCACCTTAGCAATTCATAGTTTCAActctttttcacttcttttaCCTTAAGCCCCCAAAATTTGACTTTTATTCTGGGTTCTGACCTCACAAATATGGGACTAAGTATAAAGTTAAGCACATAAACTTTTGAAAACTAGCAAACTTCCTCTAGTGTTTACAGGACATTTTCTTTCTGGCTTCCAGCCACAACCCCACCACAGCTGGCAGTTCTGCTGGCACAAGCCAGCTTGGGTGTAACAGGTGAATTATTCTAAAACAAAGCAACTGATGTCATTCAACTGATTTTTTCTAGGTATCTCTCATTGGGTGTTACAGAGACTTGTTAGAAATAAAGAATGGGAAAGTCCAGAATTAAAGTGGGCCTCACACAAAGAACTCAGGATGAACCTTACTGTTCCCCGACTCTTAAAACCACCTAGAGTTTACCCACTTGATATGAACTTCCACAGCAAGCACTAGGCAGATACAGCTTACCAGGTTCCCTTCTGTGGCAAGCAAGACTTCTACTGCAAGTAGATTTCACTGTAAATTCCATTAGGAAACACTAGAATCAGTATAGGAGGGCTACACTGTATTCTAAGTGTATTTGACAAAATTATCTCTTGGTATTCTCACtaataaacaataatttaaaaaaacatctaCACTGAcattgtgagagagagaaaagggtgaCGGGGCTCCAAAGATCATGGGCTTTCGAATCAGTGGGATTGGTCAAAGGCCAGCTTCAACACTTTCTAATTGTGTGAcctaactgtgtgatcttgggcaagtcacttatcCTAACttcatcttctttaaaaaaataaaggggggaataACACTTTCTTAATTTTGCTGAAGTATGTAATAAAGAGCCTACGTTGAGTATGGCACACAGTAAGTCATCATCCAATGGCAGCTaaatccctccccaccctcttgcGTACCGAGGTGTCGCTGGCTAGGCTAGTGGGCCagaaccaccattctactcaGCCACGAACCCCCATCCTACTAACTCCTCCAAGTGAAGTAGTCTCAAACCAGGGGCAGCCCCTACTCTCTTCCCTTCGTTCATTGATACAGCAAACATTTAAGCCCCGACGATGCAGGCCCCGTAGGGGACACGTAGATGGAGAAGGCCGGGtttctgtcctcagggagctcacCCTGCAGTGGGGAGATTGCAGAGAGCAAGATCGCAAAACAGACGACAGCGAGAGGAAGTGCTAGAACAGAAGCATGTGCTGAAGGCCCGCCGACGTCTCCCCTATGACCCCAGGTCCCTGCTCCCGAGCGTGCAGACGCTGCAGACCCGAACctacctcccttctcccccaccccgcaGCCCGGCCCTGAGGGTCCAGACCTCACGCCCACCGCAAGCCAGCCCGCTCGGCTCGGGCCTTCCTTTACACCCCACTCCAGGCCAGGGCCAGATCGTCTTGCGATCAGGACCCCTAGCCGGTCTGGGCCCCGCTCGGGACTACCTGAAGTCGGGCGGCTGCAGCGCATTCAGCGCCGCTTTATCAAGGCGCTCCATGGTGTTGCCGCGCCCGCAGCAGGTGCTGGGAGGCGGGCTGGGCTCTGGTACCGCACTCCGTCCACTCGGCAGGCGACCGGTAGAGGCGTGCCGCGCCGGAAGTACCGGCCAATGCCGGGCGGCGGGACGCAATGCGCAAGTGCGGCGCGCCGTGGTGACGTTTAGCTGCGCCCGCGCCGGCGCTCACGTGACTTACCGGCCAGGGTTCCGAGGCGTGCGCCCTGTCAGGAGCTGTCTGCGCTCGAGGAGCAGGCCGGGCGAGTAGCCCAGCCACTCTACGTTGAGCCGAGACTTGCCTCGCAGCATGGTCCTCCGAGGTGGGCGGCGGTGCCGCCGCCACCTGAGCGCGCTTGAGCACCTCTGGTCCCCGTGGGGACCCCTGTCGCCGAGCTGCGGTTTCGAGGCTACCCGAGCAGATGAACCGCAAAGAAGGACGACCAGGCAGAGAGAGGATTGTGGTCCTAGGCAACCAAGCAGTTTCCGAAGACAACACAAAAAAAGCAGTGTGCACATTATTCCCCAGCCCTTGAGAAATGCCTTATTATTACCAACAGTGAAAGTCCAGCCATGGGAAAGTGGGAGGAGTTAGTTTAACACTCACCCGAGTCCGTAAGCTAGTCAATGTCAGAGCTGAGAGAGCCCTTGCTGAGAGTGACTGTTCAGGCCTGACGATGCCAGTGACCCCAACTTCCACTTCaagttaaaaacattttgcaGCTGCTCAGAAAGCTGCCAATGAGACAACAGGGACTCAAATAGTAAGGGACAGATGGGCCTCCCGGGCCCGTGCAACCCGAGAGAGGTATAAACGAAAACAGTGCCGTAAGCCTACGGGCAGCCTTGACAAAATAAGGTTGCCACTGGCTGCTAATAAGAGGACAACCCTTACATGGTCAACGCCTGGAAAGGGCCGCTGACCACACATCTATTTTCTGCACCACATGGATACAAAGACCACATGTGAAATCATGACTAAACACGGCAGGCAGCTTAAAACAGTGTTAAGCGCTGGGGACTGGGCTGCAGGAAGCCTGGGTTTGAGTTCAAACTTAATTCCTCTCCGGCCCTCATCTAGACCCTTAGGGGGATAAGAATCACCTAATTCCAGAACTAGGGCAAAATTAGAATTTTACTGTGGGGTTGGCAAACTGTGGCCAGCCGGGTGAATACATACAGCCTGCCCGCCACCTGTTTTCCTATAGCTCGTGAATTAAGAAAgggttttccatttttaatggctaaaaaaaaaaatcaaaagaagagtaatattttgccacacatgaaaattatatgaaattaaaatttcagtgtccataaataaaattttattggaactcaGCCATGCTCATTAGTTTATATCATCTATACCTGCTTTCATACTACAATGGCAATGTTgtgtagttgtgacagagactgtataGTCCACAAAGCCTAGAATGTTTACTATCTTTACCTTtacctttacaggaaaagtttgccacTCCTGCTCTAGCTAATCACCCTATAATGAAGTCCTTGAACCGCTAGGGATCCGTAATTGTAGCAATGGGGTTTCTGAgaataattttcaatatttaaaaaaaacactaacaaaTTCAATGTATTCACTTGCCATAAGGGATCAACAGCTACTTAGAATATGACCTTCTTTGATTTTAGGCACTAAGTGTATCACATTGATGAGGTAATCCTGGTTATCTGGTTATCTCAggagaaaatatacaaattattacTAAACTAAACTAAGCCATTATATACTTGGctaactaaatattttaaaaacatacagaatGAACACAAGAGGAGGGAACTTTGCTTTGTGACTCTGTGTAACTCCAATGCCTAGATTGAGGTCCtggtatatagtaggtgctcaataaatatttgttaaataaatgaattgggTCCACAGGAGGACAAAGAGCAAAAGGGTTCCTGGTAGTGAAAAGATTGGGAACCAGTGATATAGTAGCATTAGCTTACTGGGGCTACCTTAACAATGAACCACAAATTGAATTGTTACTGGTGGGAGAGAGTCTGCGTTGAGTGAATGGAGGTCTCTTGGATCCCCCACAAAAGATTTACATGAGGATCTGCGCTCCAATAaagacagccagaaggaaagtagGTAGCACAAAGCAGTTTTTTAAGGACAGTATACTCTCAAGGTGGGAAAGCAGGCAGGCCCAGAGGTGGCAACTACACTGAGGCTAggggtctcttttctttttatgtttgcaTAGGTTATGGGTCATAGGTAGGGCGGAGTCTCCAATTGAGGTTGTGTCTGAACAGCTAAGGAACTCCTCCTACCAGTTGGGAGGGGGAGTTTTTTGGCCCTACAAGGTTCTTGCTGGAACTGTCATGGCCATTTTCCTCCATGGGGGTGGGCGTTGAAACCACAGTGTAAATATACTATAATGAAGCTATAGCTTACCCTGGGGGGTTGAGGTTGGAGAGGAGAGTGCAAGTTCTGCACCTGTAGCTCTTGGTCTGTCAGCCCGGGGGTGTTGGAAAGCCTTAAGACCAGGATGTTAAAAGCCATAAAGTCAGGATGTTGTGCCCTCAGGCTTGTAATGTGTCATGTATTTGTCACCACCTTTGCCTCCAGCTCATGTCTAACTTActctgtcagaatggttaaacaacagaaatttattgtcacATAGTTCTGGTCTGCAACTGAGGCGTCGGcagagttggtttcttctgaggatgGTGAAAAATTTGTTATGTGCCTCTCACTTAGTTTCTGGTAGTTTGCAGGTCATCTTTGGTGACCCTTGATTTGTAGAAGCACCCCCCAGATCTCTGCATTTCTCTTTACGTGGCATTTTCCCTATGTCTATATCTGTAtccaaatatcttctttttattaagatgccagtcatattagattagggGCCTAGCATACTCCAGCATGATTCAATTAATCCCATCTACAGCCCAATTCCTAAATAAGGTtccattctgagatactgggggtgAGGAGTTCAACATAGGAATTGGGCTAGGGGcaggggagacacaattcagcccataccAGTTGTCTAAACTCCTTCTTGTACAAACGAGGAAACTGTGTTCCAGAGAGAGAAGGGACTTATCAGAAGTCACACATTCATCTAGTGGGGCCtagttcaaatcctgcctccagACCAGCACTTTCACGCTCTCACATTAGCAGCCTGTGTGGCAGTTGTGTGATAACTCAGACAAGAACCATTCATAAATGAGATTTGATATGGGACAAAATGCGTAGTTAATCTCATTTACATATtagtgtttggggttttttagtAAACTAAAGCTGTCATACCTCTTTTTGTTGCTGACTTCACACTCCACCAGCATTTACTGTGAGCTCACTGAGGTGAAGATAGAACTTTTAGAATAAATTCGatctgtaagagaaaaaaagaaattagcacTCTGGCCCCTAAACAAAGTCCTGCAACCTCCTACCTGTAGCAGCTGCTAAAGAACTGGAGGTCAGTGAGGCCCAAACAGCCATTGCCATGGGAATGAAATGGCATGTTGGGGGTGTGGTCATGATGGAGGCAACCCTAAGGGGCGCCTCCTTTATTCCCTAAGAATCAGAAAACGATTCTTAAACAGCAAAAGCCCCGGTCTGGCCCTTTCAGTTCATTTGAGAAAACAGAGCTAAATATGGGTAGTGACTTGCCCCAGACTCACTGGATTAGTGACAAGATTTGAGAATTTATAGTTCTCAACTCTCGGTCCAGTGTTTTGTCCACTGTATACCTATTGTCTTAAACCTCTGTACTGTAAACCCAGTGACATGGAAAGTGTACACCCAAAGTTGAGTTTGGCAGTATCCCCCAATTTGCTTTACTGACTCACACAGCAAACCCCCACACCCACAGCAGTCCTCCTTTGGGTAGCTGGTGGTGGGGTTGGATGGGAACTGCCATACTCGAAACACCAACTGGCACTTTCTGAAGCCAATCCTTGCACAGTGtggcattttaaaaactaagcCATGAGGGAAATAGAAATAAGCTCCACCATACAACCAATAAAAGTCATCCTGAGAGAAAGGGgaggataaagagagagagagagggagagaaagaaagagaaactctgGCTTCTTTATAATGTGGgatgcgatttttttttttctaatacaaattGGTAAAATATGCCCCCTGGTGAAAAAACTTAGTTCCACTtctagaaagaataaataagcgGTTTTGGCTGGGGGTTATTTTAGTAAAAACCTCTTCTTTCAGGAACCCCTGGGAAATGAAATgcaagttttgttgttgtttatttgttgctGTCTCTTGCAACAGaaaattaactaatttatttaacaaacacttatTAATGAAATGCAAGTTTTACTGAAGGATGACAATTTTTCTTTGAATCCAGCCTGTTTCCATTATTTCATCTGCATCTGCCTccggccaccaccaccacccaaaacGGTGTGCCTGGTGCTTCAGTTTACAGAGTCTATTCACAATCTCTACAATTTATATACCATCTCCATTTCATAGGTGGAAAAAGTGAGGCTGAGGGAAATTTTTTAAGTTGGGTGAAGGCCTCACAGCACCCCTTGTCTCCCAACTCTCAGGCTACCTCTCCCAACTCTATCATCTGCTGGAGAGCTAAGCTGGGGTCGTAGAGCTAGTGAAGGGACTTGCCAATGAAGCCACGGAATACTTGGAGTCCATGGAGGAAGACTATTGTCACCCAGCTGGCCCCACAGGATCTGAAGCTCCGGAGTTGACAACTGTAGAGCACTAAATGGAGCCCTGGGGTACCTTCTGGCAAAGGGAAAGTAGGCACTGGGGAACAGTGAAAGAGGCCCCACCACTTGCCAAGGGTGATACGAGGTCAGCCTAGGGGCTCGAAGCCCCTGGCATATCACAGGGTTTTGTTACTACGAAGGGAACCGCGGCCCATGAGGAGCGGCAGGGCACCTGTTGCCAGTGCTAAGGTGAAGGATCCTGGTCCAAGAGCTTTCCAGACAGGTCTGCCACCGCAAAGGCACCCTGAGGGCTGACGGGACAGGCCAACACCCCAAAACGGACATACATTGTGCTCCACAAGGGCCAGGTTTGGAGGTACTTGTGATCCGCTGGTTGAACGAAGAAGTCAGTGCCCAGCGTAGAGGAAGTGAGGCAGGGTCTCGCCCAGACCCCGAGACGCGGAAACACCGGAAACACGGCACATGGAGAGCTTACCGGCCAGAGGCCTGAGACCTCGTAGTCCGGTTTCCACGTGGTCCTCCCCAACGCCAAGTGGGCGAGGGGAAGGCGGGCGCGGCTCAGCCCGCCTCAATTTTACTGGGCTCTGATTGGTCCAAAGACTCCTCCACCACTGCGCAGGAGCAGCACCGCCTTCCCGCTAGCCAGGGGCGGGGCCTGGACGGGAGGGAAGTCCCGCCTACCAGCCGCGGGGCAAGGCAAGGCCAGGTGGGAACCTGAGGCCCAAGGGGTGTGTTAGCGCTCCGCCACCAAGTGGGGTCTCTGGAGTGAGATCTGGGTCTCCGAGCTCTTTCATTCCCCCAAGGCTGACACACCCACCCCGAGCTGCACTCCTAATATCCGTTGAATAAAATTAACACGTAAttgatgaatgagtgagtgagcaagagagtaAGTGCCAGTGAAACCCAAAGTTCTAGGAGGTTAACAGTGCGAAAGAGCGGTTAAGTTTTGTTtggagttatttttgtttttattttcctgttgtcCGTATTTTGTTTTACTGAGGGTATAACTGACGTAtattacattatgttagtttcaggcgtacaacgtAATGATTCGTGTTCTCcgtttttactttttcattttccatgaatGAGTTGAAAGAAGAAACATTGGAGAAAGGAAAAACGCAGTAGCAGCAGGTAAATGAAATCCAGAAGAAGCCAGACTCAGAGGAGCTGGTGGTTTGGGCACCAtgtgaaaaatatagaaaacacaaTAAAAGACAAAGCATGCCAGCCCAGCCATGCATAGCCAAGGCCTTCGTGGCTGAGCAGGCCCAGGTTGCTTTTCCCAAGCCTGTCCTGGGAAGAAGGCACCAACCACCTGCCAGGAGGGGAACAGTGAGGGGGTGCgggcacacacgtgtgtgttcGGTGCGATGCTGGAGAAATGTTCCTTCCAGCCCAGGAAACCTCTCTGCAAAGGTTTAAGAGAAAGCAAACAACTATATCATTAAATAAGTGTGAAACCAGAATGTGCTGATTGTCACAGGCAACCCGCTGAAGGGATTGCCAAGACAGAAATCTCATATAGCTAAGTGGATACAAGCCATTATATCTGATAGGTTGAATAATTTGCAGTCAGGTAACAGCAAAAGGTAGGCTCATCTCCTTCCAGGAAACTGGGAGACAGGACATTAttttccttgatgattacattGCAAGAGTTTGGCGCCCAGGCCCCTGAGGGAACTTTCTTGAGTTGTGAGACAGGCAAGAGGCTTAgcccttaaaaaaatttacatacatttgaaaaggacagagaaagagagtctgaaagaaaagaaaaggagggaatctct includes:
- the VMA21 gene encoding vacuolar ATPase assembly integral membrane protein VMA21 isoform X1, whose translation is MERLDKAALNALQPPDFRNESSLASTLKTLLFFTALMITVPIGLYFTTKSYVFEGAFGMSNRDSYFYAAIVAVVAVHVVLALFVYVAWNEGSRQWREGKQD